The stretch of DNA ACCAAATATTTGGTTTATATTGACCTATGTGTTGGAAAAAATTTGGTATATTCGCCCATATTGGGTGGGTATTCCAATTTATCCTGTGCTTACTTTTAACTTTTTCCTGTTAATTTTTTCAAATTATTTCAAAATTATTCAATTTCGGGGTAAAGGTTTTTCAAAAGCTTCTAATAATATCTTCACAACTAATTGAATCACCCGATAATTTTATCTTCGCCATTGAATAAAATTTTAATCGCTTCTCCCTTAATTTAGTTAAGTGATGGTACAATTCCTTCTTTTTGTAACCTTTAAGCATTGGCTTTTGCTTTAGATCATAACCCCCTTTTGAAAGTCTTTTGATTATCTCTTGAATTGTAACATCAAGGAAAACGGTAATCCCATTATCATTCATAAAATTCATATTATCATAAAAGCAGGGCATTCCGCCTCCGGTAGCTATCACTGTTTTTTTACTATTTACCTGCAAAGACGATACGATCTGGCGTAGGAAATCCTTTTCAAGCTTTCTGAAATACATTAACCCTTTTTCTTTAAAGATCTGATTGATTGAACAACCCTCAGAGCTTGCAATCCGGGTATCTGAATCAATAAACTCAAAATTAAGCTTACATGCAAGCTCTTTGCCCAAAGAAGTTTTACCACTATTAATAATCCCCACTAGAAATATGTTCATAATAATAAATGCCTGCCCGCCACTGCGTTTTGGCAGGCGGGCCTAAAATACTTAAAATAACTAAAATGGTTATTGGTTGGGTGGTCGGTTAGTTACCCCGCACATAAATTTTTTGATATATTATTTTGTAACTAATCAGTCGGCAGTCCACAGTCGGCAGTCGGCAATCGGCAGTCGGCAGTCGGCAGTCGGCAGTCGGCAGTCGGCAATCGGCAGTCGGCAGTCCACAGTCGGCAATCGGCAGTCGGCAATCGGCAGTCGGCAGTCGGCAGTCAGCAATCGGCAATCGGCAGTCGGCAGTCCACAATCGGCAAAAAAGAAAATAACAATCAAACCATTATAACAATATGGCAGCTGGATTTAGAAACTTTACTGTGTATAAAAAATCATTTGCACTTGCAAAAG from Cytophagales bacterium encodes:
- a CDS encoding AAA family ATPase; translated protein: MNIFLVGIINSGKTSLGKELACKLNFEFIDSDTRIASSEGCSINQIFKEKGLMYFRKLEKDFLRQIVSSLQVNSKKTVIATGGGMPCFYDNMNFMNDNGITVFLDVTIQEIIKRLSKGGYDLKQKPMLKGYKKKELYHHLTKLREKRLKFYSMAKIKLSGDSISCEDIIRSF